AGTATTACCACTTGGCATCGTCGTGGCAAATATCTCTTAGCCGAACTCGCACCCTCCCCCACTCCCCCACTCTCCCCCTCCTCCACTTGGCTAGGAGTTCATCTACGAATGACTGGTCAACTATTATGGCTGCATCAAGATGAACCATTACACAAGCACACGCGAGTCAGATTATTCTTTGGCGAACAGCAGGAATTGCGCTTTGTTGATCAGCGCACTTTTGGTCAAATGTGGTGGGTTCCGCCTGGTGTTGCTGTAGAAAGTATCATTACTGGTTTAGCAAAACTGGCAGTAGATCCATTTTCACCCGAATTTACTGTCGAGTATCTAGCTCTCAAACTGCAAAATCGTCGCCGTCCGATTAAAACTGCGCTACTTGATCAGTCTGTTGTCGCAGGATTAGGTAACATCTATGCCGATGAAGCACTATTTAAGAGTGGGGTGTTACCCGAAACGCTGTGTACAGATTTGCAGTTAGAGCACATTAAGTCTTTGCGAACAGCTATCATTGAAGTATTAGCAGCCAGCATTGAGGCTGGTGGAACGACTTTTAGTAATTTCCTTAACGTTAAAGGTATCAACGGCAACTATGGTGGTGTAGCCTGGGTTT
This region of Nostoc sp. UHCC 0302 genomic DNA includes:
- a CDS encoding DNA-formamidopyrimidine glycosylase; amino-acid sequence: MPELPEVETVRRGLNQLTLDQKITGGDVLLERTIAYPFSVGEFVAKIKGSSITTWHRRGKYLLAELAPSPTPPLSPSSTWLGVHLRMTGQLLWLHQDEPLHKHTRVRLFFGEQQELRFVDQRTFGQMWWVPPGVAVESIITGLAKLAVDPFSPEFTVEYLALKLQNRRRPIKTALLDQSVVAGLGNIYADEALFKSGVLPETLCTDLQLEHIKSLRTAIIEVLAASIEAGGTTFSNFLNVKGINGNYGGVAWVYNRAGEPCRVCSGLIQRTRLAGRSSHFCPQCQR